In Kitasatospora gansuensis, a genomic segment contains:
- the leuC gene encoding 3-isopropylmalate dehydratase large subunit → MGRTLAEKVWDDHVVRRAEGEPDLLYIDLHLLHEVTSPQAFDGLRLAGRKVRRTDLTIATEDHNTPTLDIDKPIADPVSRVQLETLRANAAEFGVRIHSLGDIEQGVVHVVGPQLGLTQPGTTVVCGDSHTSTHGAFGALAFGIGTSQVEHVLATQTLPLAPFKTMAITVEGELPEGVTAKDLILAIITRIGTGGGQGYVLEYRGSAIRSLSMEARMTICNMSIEAGARAGMIAPDQTTFDYLEGRPHAPQGADWDAAVEYWSTLNTDEDAVFDAEVFIDATQLTPFVTWGTNPGQGAPLGANVPDPASFADPSERVAAENALKYMGLEAGTPLREVKVDAVFVGSCTNGRIEDLRAAAAIVEGRTIAEGVRMLVVPGSVRVALQAIEEGLDKVFTAAGAEWRHAGCSMCLGMNPDQLAPGERCASTSNRNFEGRQGKGGRTHLVSPQVAAATALLGRLAAPADLSSDVAVEV, encoded by the coding sequence ATGGGACGGACACTCGCAGAGAAGGTCTGGGACGACCACGTCGTCCGGCGCGCCGAGGGCGAGCCCGACCTGCTCTACATCGATCTGCACCTGCTGCACGAGGTGACCAGCCCGCAGGCCTTCGACGGGCTCCGGCTGGCCGGCCGGAAGGTCCGCCGGACCGATCTGACGATCGCGACCGAGGACCACAACACCCCGACGCTGGACATCGACAAGCCGATCGCGGACCCGGTCTCCCGGGTCCAGCTGGAGACGCTGCGCGCCAACGCCGCCGAGTTCGGGGTCCGGATCCACTCGCTCGGCGACATCGAGCAGGGCGTCGTGCACGTGGTCGGCCCGCAGCTCGGTCTGACCCAGCCCGGCACCACGGTGGTCTGCGGTGACTCGCACACCTCCACCCACGGCGCCTTCGGGGCACTGGCGTTCGGCATCGGCACCAGCCAGGTCGAGCACGTGCTGGCCACCCAGACGCTGCCGCTGGCCCCGTTCAAGACGATGGCGATCACGGTCGAGGGCGAGCTGCCCGAGGGCGTCACCGCCAAGGACCTGATCCTGGCCATCATCACCAGGATCGGCACCGGCGGCGGCCAGGGCTACGTTCTGGAGTACCGCGGTTCGGCGATCCGCAGCCTCTCCATGGAGGCCCGGATGACGATCTGCAACATGTCGATCGAGGCCGGTGCCAGGGCGGGCATGATCGCCCCGGACCAGACCACCTTCGACTACCTGGAGGGGCGCCCGCACGCCCCCCAGGGCGCCGACTGGGACGCGGCGGTGGAGTACTGGAGCACGCTGAACACCGACGAGGACGCGGTCTTCGACGCCGAGGTGTTCATCGACGCCACCCAGCTGACCCCGTTCGTCACCTGGGGCACCAACCCGGGCCAGGGCGCCCCGCTCGGCGCCAACGTGCCGGACCCGGCCTCGTTCGCCGACCCCTCGGAGCGGGTCGCGGCCGAGAACGCGCTCAAGTACATGGGCCTGGAGGCCGGTACGCCGCTGCGCGAGGTCAAGGTCGACGCGGTCTTCGTCGGCTCCTGCACCAACGGCCGGATCGAGGACCTGCGGGCCGCCGCGGCCATCGTCGAGGGCCGCACCATCGCCGAGGGTGTCCGGATGCTGGTCGTCCCCGGCTCGGTCCGGGTCGCCCTGCAGGCGATCGAGGAGGGCCTGGACAAGGTCTTCACCGCCGCCGGCGCCGAATGGCGGCACGCGGGCTGCTCGATGTGCCTGGGCATGAACCCGGACCAGCTGGCTCCGGGCGAGCGCTGCGCCTCGACCTCCAACCGCAACTTCGAGGGGCGGCAGGGCAAGGGCGGCCGTACCCACCTGGTGTCCCCTCAGGTCGCCGCCGCCACCGCCCTGCTGGGCCGGCTGGCCGCGCCCGCCGATCTGTCGTCCGACGTCGCTGTGGAGGTCTGA
- the ndgR gene encoding IclR family transcriptional regulator NdgR has product MDNSSGVGVLDKAALVLSALESGPATLAGLVAATGLARPTAHRLAVALEHHRLVTRDMQGRFILGPRLSELSAAAGEDRLLATAGPVLTHLRDVTGESAQLYRRQGEMRICVAAAERLSGLRDTVPVGSTLPMKAGSAAQVLLAWEEPERLHRGLQGARFTATALSGVRRRGWAQSIGEREPGVASVSAPVRGPSNRVVAAVSVSGPIERLTRHPGRMHAQAIIESANRLTEALRRG; this is encoded by the coding sequence ATGGACAACTCTAGCGGCGTCGGCGTTCTCGACAAGGCCGCTCTGGTGCTCAGCGCACTGGAGTCGGGCCCCGCCACGTTGGCGGGGCTGGTCGCCGCCACCGGCTTGGCGCGGCCCACCGCCCACCGACTCGCCGTCGCACTCGAACACCACCGCCTGGTCACCAGGGACATGCAGGGCCGGTTCATCCTCGGCCCCCGACTCTCCGAGCTCTCCGCCGCGGCGGGCGAGGACCGCCTGCTCGCCACCGCCGGGCCGGTGCTCACGCACCTGCGCGACGTCACCGGCGAGAGCGCCCAGCTCTACCGCCGACAGGGCGAGATGCGGATCTGCGTGGCCGCCGCCGAGCGGCTCTCCGGTCTGCGCGACACCGTGCCGGTCGGCTCCACGCTGCCGATGAAGGCCGGCTCCGCCGCCCAGGTCCTGCTGGCCTGGGAGGAGCCCGAGCGCCTGCACCGCGGCCTCCAGGGCGCGCGGTTCACCGCAACCGCCCTGAGCGGCGTACGGCGGCGCGGCTGGGCCCAGTCGATCGGCGAGCGCGAGCCGGGTGTGGCGTCCGTCTCGGCACCCGTCCGTGGCCCCTCCAACCGCGTGGTGGCCGCCGTCTCGGTGTCCGGGCCGATCGAGCGCCTGACCCGCCACCCCGGCCGGATGCACGCCCAGGCCATCATCGAGTCCGCCAACCGCCTCACCGAGGCCCTGCGCCGCGGCTAG
- the gltX gene encoding glutamate--tRNA ligase: protein MANTADLDPTVRVRFCPSPTGNPHVGLVRTALFNWAFARHHGGKLVFRIEDTDAARDSEESYHQLLGAMRWLGFDWDEGPEVGGPHEPYRQSQRMDIYADVARKLQEGGHAYHCYCSTEELDARREAARAAGKPSGYDGHCRELSTDQVEVYRQEGRQPILRFKMPDSTIAFDDLVRGKLSFEPENVPDYGIVRANGAPLYTLVNPVDDALMGITHVLRGEDLLSSTPRQIALYAALAEIGVGDGSTPRFGHLPYVMGEGNKKLSKRDPQASLNLYRERGFLPEGLLNYLALLGWSLSEDQDRFSMEEFVAAFDIAKVNANPARFDLKKCESINGDHLRLLAPDEFVRRLVPYLQAPGLLPAEPTADQLDLLAKVAPLTQERMVVLSEIVNMAGFLFVDPADFTVDPEDAAKVLTADARPVLEASVQALTELADFTPEPIQAALREALVDGLGIKPKFAFTPLRVAVTGRRVSPPLFESMELLGRAETLRRLTAALELTPGA, encoded by the coding sequence GTGGCTAACACCGCTGACCTGGACCCGACCGTCCGGGTCCGTTTCTGTCCCTCCCCGACCGGCAACCCGCACGTGGGCCTGGTCAGGACCGCCCTCTTCAACTGGGCCTTCGCCCGCCACCACGGCGGCAAGCTGGTGTTCCGGATCGAGGACACCGACGCGGCCCGGGACTCCGAGGAGTCGTACCACCAGCTGCTGGGCGCGATGCGCTGGCTTGGCTTCGACTGGGACGAGGGCCCCGAGGTCGGCGGCCCGCACGAGCCGTACCGGCAGTCGCAGCGGATGGACATCTACGCCGACGTCGCCCGCAAGCTGCAGGAGGGCGGCCACGCCTACCACTGCTACTGCTCCACCGAGGAGCTGGACGCCCGCCGCGAGGCGGCCCGCGCGGCCGGCAAGCCCTCCGGCTACGACGGCCACTGCCGCGAGCTGAGCACCGATCAGGTCGAGGTCTACCGGCAGGAGGGGCGGCAGCCGATCCTGCGGTTCAAGATGCCCGACTCGACCATCGCCTTCGACGACCTGGTCCGCGGGAAGCTCAGCTTCGAGCCGGAGAACGTGCCGGACTACGGCATCGTCCGGGCCAACGGCGCGCCGCTCTACACCCTGGTCAACCCGGTGGACGACGCCCTGATGGGCATCACCCACGTGCTCCGCGGCGAGGACCTGCTCTCCTCGACCCCGCGTCAGATCGCCCTCTACGCCGCCCTGGCCGAGATCGGCGTCGGCGACGGCTCCACCCCGCGCTTCGGCCACCTGCCGTACGTGATGGGCGAGGGCAACAAGAAGCTGTCCAAGCGCGACCCGCAGGCCAGCCTCAACCTCTACCGCGAGCGCGGCTTCCTGCCCGAGGGCCTGCTCAACTACCTGGCGCTGCTGGGCTGGTCGCTCTCCGAGGACCAGGACCGCTTCTCCATGGAGGAGTTCGTCGCGGCCTTCGACATCGCCAAGGTGAACGCGAACCCGGCCCGCTTCGACCTGAAGAAGTGCGAGTCGATCAACGGCGACCACCTCCGCCTGCTCGCGCCGGACGAGTTCGTCCGCCGCCTGGTGCCGTACCTGCAGGCCCCCGGCCTGCTGCCGGCCGAGCCGACCGCCGACCAGCTCGACCTGCTGGCCAAGGTGGCGCCGCTCACCCAGGAGCGGATGGTCGTGCTGAGCGAGATCGTCAACATGGCGGGCTTCCTCTTCGTCGACCCGGCCGATTTCACGGTGGACCCGGAGGACGCCGCCAAGGTGCTCACCGCGGACGCCCGTCCGGTGCTGGAGGCCAGCGTCCAGGCACTCACCGAGCTGGCGGACTTCACCCCGGAGCCGATCCAGGCGGCGCTGCGCGAGGCGCTGGTGGACGGCCTGGGCATCAAGCCCAAGTTCGCCTTCACCCCGCTCCGGGTGGCCGTCACCGGCCGCCGGGTCTCCCCGCCGCTCTTCGAGTCAATGGAGCTGCTCGGCCGCGCCGAGACGCTGCGCCGGCTGACGGCGGCCCTGGAGCTCACTCCGGGGGCCTGA
- a CDS encoding fumarylacetoacetate hydrolase family protein, which yields MRIARFSVREGSPAAGSVSFGVVEGDPTQPESLVVHGLAGHPIVSMQLSGESYRMQDIRLLSPILPNKVVAVGRNYAAHAKELGNEVPDVPLTFFKPSTAVIGPTESIAYPPFSSDVQHEAELAVVIGRMGREVPLERVPEIIFGYTCANDVTARDVQQREGQWARAKGFDTSCPLGPWIETELDPSDLAITCTVNGELKQTGRTSLMVRSIAELIVHISEAMTLLPGDVILTGTPAGVGPLNVGDEVAVSIEGIGTLTNRVIKRG from the coding sequence GTGCGTATTGCCAGGTTCTCCGTCCGGGAAGGGAGCCCTGCCGCCGGCAGCGTCTCCTTCGGCGTGGTGGAGGGTGACCCCACCCAGCCCGAGTCTCTGGTGGTGCACGGCCTGGCCGGCCACCCGATCGTCTCGATGCAGCTCAGCGGCGAGAGCTACCGGATGCAGGACATCCGGCTGCTGTCGCCGATCCTGCCGAACAAGGTGGTCGCGGTCGGCCGCAACTACGCGGCGCACGCCAAGGAGCTCGGCAACGAGGTCCCGGACGTCCCGCTGACCTTCTTCAAGCCGTCCACCGCCGTGATCGGCCCGACCGAGTCGATCGCGTACCCGCCGTTCTCCTCGGACGTCCAGCACGAGGCCGAACTCGCCGTGGTGATCGGCCGGATGGGCCGTGAGGTCCCGCTGGAGCGGGTCCCCGAGATCATCTTCGGCTACACCTGCGCGAACGACGTGACCGCCCGCGACGTCCAGCAGCGCGAGGGCCAGTGGGCCCGCGCCAAGGGCTTCGACACCTCCTGCCCGCTCGGTCCGTGGATCGAGACCGAGCTGGACCCGAGCGATCTGGCGATCACCTGCACCGTCAACGGTGAGCTCAAGCAGACCGGCCGGACCTCCCTGATGGTCCGTTCGATCGCCGAGCTGATCGTGCACATCTCGGAGGCCATGACCCTGCTGCCCGGTGACGTGATCCTCACCGGCACCCCGGCCGGGGTCGGCCCGCTCAACGTCGGCGACGAGGTCGCCGTCTCCATCGAAGGCATCGGCACTCTCACCAATAGGGTGATCAAGCGTGGCTAA
- a CDS encoding nitrate- and nitrite sensing domain-containing protein gives MAGPHQAAPLTGPGEQIVGGGEPEMQDGTESEQRRSRLRSTLTRRRATGLRRFAMRNWRIRTRLIALLLLPVVVALVLGGLRVESSLQNSKQLSQMANLSDLAKKASALASALQTERDISAGPITTANGNQGVQDDDIVNARKNSDALSKAFAASSDNFDELDLAGGKALLLQVRRDLNQLSEARSNAYRDVDNIQATITNYDVIIKNLLSITQDIAIASNSTELVKITRALQQFSLAKENTSMQRALISAALANPKGPHLNSSDETFGIRLQISEGNALTNFTAIYGDSEAQALNAGMTRNQQIADSDRYTKRVLSANGIKQTEPITYKAWYDQASVKINAQQKSETKLLEALDGKAGELQDEADTEALVNGALIALVLIVAIAGAALVARGMVRSLTRLQVAAEDVAERRLPELVKTLSESDPHDVDVTVEPVGVDSADEIGHVAHAFDMVHKQAVSLAAEQALLRGNINAMFTNLSRRSQGLIQRQLSLISELESREADPDQLANLFKLDHLATRMRRNGENLLVLAGEDPGRRWTRPVPLVDVLRAAASEVEQYERIELASVPSAEVAGRVVNDLVHLLAELLENATSFSSPQTRVRVTGHALPDGRVLVEIHDTGIGLSPDDLADINERLANPPVVDVSVSRRMGLFVVGRLSLRHGIRIQLRPSDSGGTTALVMLPLDVTTSGDRRGPGRPGSAQGKQQRGVGPTPRQQGRPNVAEALAGRGAAALGQGGPGAAPGARPQLGQGGRPGGPGGAPGAPGAGGLFGAPAGALPSREAGQPQRENPADGLPPRRVPGASGAPGLQGQAGPGAGPQRRGPQEQGFGQGRPGPGSGPGQQRRRPVGEPTGNAADTAWADQPQHGRAGQPDPARRRPQEPTQRQQFEQGAPQAPVQQQAPAPLESGMPDSTAQFARPRFEASEIDPRDPLGLGLVEPVLPTVPTPAPQQHAPQPLPQPVQQQPMALPTGPGVEDTQQWARPQDAQAGRPRQAPQQGQGQGLGQRPQPQGQQGQGGGQPLPGRARAAEGRPMPQQAPGQPGDSEDRSRSYQPRRPGTSAPGFTEPSAPRPQQQAGPAQGPQRPQAPQQEQAQRAPGFGDAPWRPSANDERWRRAEQVREPSSDGLTMSGLPRRTPQANLVSGTAEAAPLTGPQVSRAPEEVRGRLTNLRRGIQQGRQAGAEQAQGQQPGQGQSGQGQQQSRGPQGFDGFGGGHRNGGGQQNGAQGNPGSGEFGPDHQER, from the coding sequence GTGGCAGGCCCCCACCAGGCAGCGCCGCTCACCGGCCCCGGTGAGCAGATAGTCGGCGGCGGCGAGCCCGAGATGCAGGACGGCACGGAGTCCGAGCAGCGCCGGTCACGGCTGCGCAGCACGCTGACCCGGCGCCGGGCCACCGGTCTGCGCCGGTTCGCCATGCGCAACTGGCGGATCCGTACCCGGCTGATCGCCCTGCTGCTGCTCCCCGTGGTGGTCGCGCTGGTCCTGGGCGGCCTCCGGGTCGAGTCCTCGCTGCAGAACTCCAAGCAGCTCTCCCAGATGGCCAACCTCTCGGACCTGGCCAAGAAGGCCTCCGCGCTGGCGAGCGCCCTGCAGACCGAGCGCGACATCAGCGCGGGCCCGATCACCACGGCCAACGGCAACCAGGGTGTCCAGGACGACGACATCGTCAACGCCCGGAAGAACTCGGACGCGCTGAGCAAGGCCTTCGCGGCCAGCTCCGACAACTTCGACGAGCTCGACCTGGCCGGTGGCAAGGCCCTGCTGCTGCAGGTCCGCCGTGACCTCAACCAGCTCTCCGAGGCCCGCAGCAACGCGTACCGGGACGTCGACAACATCCAGGCGACGATCACCAACTACGACGTGATCATCAAGAACCTGCTGTCCATCACGCAGGACATCGCGATCGCGTCGAACTCGACCGAGCTGGTCAAGATCACCCGTGCGCTGCAGCAGTTCTCGCTGGCCAAGGAGAACACCTCCATGCAGCGCGCGCTGATCAGCGCCGCGCTGGCCAACCCCAAGGGCCCGCACCTCAACTCCTCCGACGAGACCTTCGGCATCCGGCTGCAGATCTCCGAGGGCAACGCGCTCACCAACTTCACCGCGATCTACGGCGACAGCGAGGCCCAGGCGCTCAACGCCGGGATGACCCGCAACCAGCAGATCGCCGACTCGGACCGCTACACCAAGCGCGTGCTGAGCGCGAACGGCATCAAGCAGACCGAGCCGATCACCTACAAGGCCTGGTACGACCAGGCCAGCGTGAAGATCAACGCCCAGCAGAAGAGCGAGACCAAGCTGCTCGAGGCGCTGGACGGCAAGGCCGGTGAGCTCCAGGACGAGGCCGACACCGAGGCCCTGGTCAACGGCGCGCTGATCGCCCTGGTGCTGATCGTCGCCATCGCCGGCGCCGCCCTGGTGGCCCGTGGCATGGTGCGCTCGCTGACCCGGCTGCAGGTCGCGGCCGAGGACGTCGCCGAGCGCCGCCTGCCCGAGCTGGTCAAGACCCTCTCCGAGAGCGACCCGCACGACGTCGACGTCACCGTCGAACCCGTCGGTGTCGACTCGGCGGACGAGATCGGCCACGTGGCGCACGCCTTCGACATGGTGCACAAGCAGGCGGTCTCGCTGGCCGCCGAGCAGGCGCTGCTCCGAGGCAACATCAACGCGATGTTCACCAACCTCTCGCGCCGCAGCCAGGGCCTGATCCAGCGTCAGCTGTCGCTGATCTCCGAGCTGGAGAGCCGCGAGGCCGACCCGGACCAGCTGGCCAACCTGTTCAAGCTCGACCACCTCGCGACCCGTATGCGCCGTAACGGCGAGAACCTGCTCGTCCTCGCGGGCGAGGACCCGGGCCGCCGCTGGACCCGCCCCGTCCCGCTGGTCGACGTGCTCCGCGCCGCCGCCTCCGAGGTGGAGCAGTACGAGCGCATCGAGCTCGCCTCGGTGCCGTCGGCCGAGGTCGCCGGACGCGTCGTCAACGACCTCGTCCACCTGCTCGCCGAGCTGCTCGAGAACGCCACCTCGTTCTCCAGCCCGCAGACCCGGGTCCGGGTCACCGGCCACGCGCTGCCGGACGGCCGGGTGCTGGTCGAGATCCACGACACCGGCATCGGCCTCTCCCCCGACGACCTGGCCGACATCAACGAGCGCCTGGCCAACCCGCCCGTGGTGGACGTCTCGGTCTCCCGCCGGATGGGTCTGTTCGTGGTCGGCCGCCTGTCGCTGCGACACGGCATCCGGATCCAGCTCCGCCCGAGCGACTCCGGCGGCACCACCGCGCTGGTCATGCTCCCGCTCGACGTCACCACCTCGGGTGACCGGCGCGGCCCCGGCCGCCCCGGCTCCGCCCAGGGCAAGCAGCAGCGCGGCGTCGGCCCGACGCCGCGTCAGCAGGGCCGTCCGAACGTCGCCGAGGCGCTGGCCGGCCGTGGCGCGGCCGCGCTCGGCCAGGGTGGCCCCGGTGCCGCTCCGGGCGCCCGTCCGCAGCTCGGCCAGGGCGGTCGCCCCGGCGGTCCCGGCGGCGCTCCCGGTGCCCCCGGTGCCGGCGGTCTGTTCGGTGCTCCCGCCGGTGCGCTGCCGAGCCGCGAGGCCGGCCAGCCGCAGCGCGAGAACCCGGCCGACGGGCTGCCGCCGCGTCGCGTCCCCGGTGCCTCCGGTGCGCCCGGCCTGCAGGGCCAGGCCGGCCCCGGTGCCGGTCCGCAGCGCCGCGGTCCGCAGGAGCAGGGCTTCGGTCAGGGCCGTCCCGGCCCCGGCTCCGGTCCCGGCCAGCAGCGTCGGCGCCCGGTCGGCGAGCCCACCGGGAACGCGGCCGACACCGCCTGGGCCGACCAGCCGCAGCACGGCCGGGCCGGCCAGCCCGACCCCGCCCGGCGCCGTCCGCAGGAGCCGACACAGCGTCAGCAGTTCGAGCAGGGCGCTCCGCAGGCCCCCGTTCAGCAGCAGGCGCCGGCCCCGCTGGAGTCCGGCATGCCGGACAGCACCGCGCAGTTCGCCCGGCCCCGGTTCGAGGCCAGCGAGATCGACCCGCGGGACCCGCTCGGGCTCGGCCTGGTCGAGCCGGTGCTGCCCACCGTGCCGACCCCGGCACCGCAGCAGCACGCTCCGCAGCCGCTGCCCCAGCCGGTCCAGCAGCAGCCGATGGCGCTGCCGACCGGGCCCGGGGTGGAGGACACCCAGCAGTGGGCGCGTCCGCAGGACGCCCAGGCGGGCCGGCCCCGGCAGGCTCCGCAGCAGGGCCAGGGCCAGGGCCTCGGCCAGCGTCCGCAGCCCCAGGGCCAGCAGGGTCAGGGCGGCGGCCAGCCGCTGCCCGGCCGGGCCAGGGCGGCCGAGGGCCGGCCGATGCCGCAGCAGGCGCCGGGTCAGCCCGGTGACTCGGAGGACCGCTCCCGGTCGTACCAGCCCCGGCGGCCCGGTACCTCCGCGCCCGGCTTCACCGAGCCGTCCGCCCCGCGCCCGCAGCAGCAGGCCGGTCCGGCGCAGGGCCCGCAGCGGCCGCAGGCGCCCCAGCAGGAGCAGGCCCAGCGTGCCCCCGGATTCGGGGACGCGCCGTGGCGTCCGTCCGCCAACGACGAGCGCTGGCGCCGGGCCGAGCAGGTCCGCGAGCCGTCCTCCGACGGGCTGACCATGTCGGGTCTGCCCCGGCGGACCCCGCAGGCCAACCTGGTCTCCGGCACCGCCGAGGCGGCGCCGCTGACCGGTCCGCAGGTCTCCCGCGCCCCCGAGGAGGTGCGTGGCCGGCTCACCAACCTGCGCCGCGGCATCCAGCAGGGCCGGCAGGCGGGCGCGGAGCAGGCCCAGGGTCAGCAGCCGGGCCAGGGGCAGTCCGGCCAGGGGCAGCAGCAGAGCCGCGGGCCGCAGGGCTTCGACGGCTTCGGGGGAGGCCACCGCAACGGCGGCGGCCAGCAGAACGGTGCGCAGGGCAACCCGGGTTCCGGGGAGTTCGGCCCAGATCACCAGGAGCGTTGA
- a CDS encoding roadblock/LC7 domain-containing protein, whose amino-acid sequence MSQAAQNLNWLITNFVDNTPGVSHTVVVSADGLLLAMSEGFPRDRADQLAAVASGLTSLTSGASRIFEGGDVNQTVVEMERGFLFLMAVSDGSSLAVLAAPDSDIGLVGYEMALLVDRAGAVLTPALRAELQGSLLH is encoded by the coding sequence ATGAGCCAGGCCGCACAGAACCTGAACTGGCTGATCACCAATTTCGTGGACAACACCCCCGGGGTGTCGCACACGGTGGTGGTCTCCGCCGACGGTCTCCTGCTCGCCATGTCCGAAGGCTTCCCCCGCGACCGGGCCGACCAGCTCGCCGCCGTCGCCTCCGGCCTGACCTCCCTCACCTCCGGCGCCAGCCGGATCTTCGAGGGCGGCGACGTCAACCAGACCGTCGTCGAAATGGAACGCGGCTTCCTCTTCCTCATGGCAGTCAGCGACGGCTCCTCCCTCGCCGTCCTCGCCGCCCCCGACTCCGACATCGGCCTCGTCGGCTACGAAATGGCCCTCCTCGTCGACCGCGCCGGAGCCGTCCTCACCCCCGCACTCCGCGCCGAACTCCAGGGCAGTCTCCTGCACTGA
- a CDS encoding DUF742 domain-containing protein has protein sequence MTPTPAGSYGNNGYGGGGYGARQSGSGYGGQESGGYEQQPLVRPYAMTGGRTRPRYQLAIEALISTTASAERTGGLLPEHARIVSLCREVKSVAEISALAGVPLGVARILVADLAEAGLVAIHQPAAAGESGGTPDVTLLERVLSGLRKL, from the coding sequence ATGACCCCGACACCCGCCGGCTCCTACGGCAACAACGGGTACGGCGGCGGCGGTTACGGTGCCCGGCAGTCCGGCAGTGGCTACGGCGGCCAGGAGTCCGGTGGGTACGAGCAGCAGCCGCTGGTCCGCCCGTACGCGATGACGGGTGGCCGCACCCGGCCCCGGTACCAGCTCGCGATCGAGGCGCTGATCTCCACCACCGCCTCGGCCGAGCGCACCGGTGGCCTGCTGCCGGAGCACGCCCGGATCGTGAGTCTCTGCCGCGAAGTGAAGTCCGTCGCCGAGATCTCCGCGCTGGCCGGTGTGCCGCTCGGGGTTGCCCGCATCCTCGTCGCCGACCTCGCCGAGGCCGGCCTCGTGGCCATCCACCAGCCCGCCGCCGCGGGCGAGTCGGGCGGAACGCCCGACGTCACGCTGCTCGAAAGGGTCCTCAGTGGACTTCGCAAGCTCTAA
- a CDS encoding GTP-binding protein, with product MDFASSNAATPTRATTSAKIVVAGGFGVGKTTLVGAVSEINPLRTEAVMTSASAGIDDLTHTAGKTTTTVAMDFGRITLDEDLILYLFGTPGQDRFWFMWDDLVRGAIGAVVLVDTRRLADCFPALDYFENSGLPFVVALNGFDGHQPHTADEVREALQLGPDTPVITLDARRRDSAKSALITLVEHALLARLR from the coding sequence GTGGACTTCGCAAGCTCTAACGCGGCCACCCCCACCCGCGCCACCACCTCCGCGAAGATCGTCGTCGCAGGCGGCTTCGGCGTCGGCAAAACCACCCTCGTCGGCGCGGTCTCCGAGATCAACCCCCTGCGCACCGAAGCCGTCATGACCAGCGCCAGCGCCGGCATCGACGACCTCACCCACACCGCAGGCAAGACCACCACCACCGTCGCCATGGACTTCGGCCGAATCACCCTCGACGAAGACCTCATCCTCTACCTCTTCGGCACCCCCGGCCAGGACCGCTTCTGGTTCATGTGGGACGACCTCGTCCGCGGCGCCATCGGCGCCGTCGTCCTCGTCGACACCCGCCGCCTCGCCGACTGCTTCCCCGCCCTCGACTACTTCGAAAACAGCGGCCTCCCCTTCGTCGTCGCCCTCAACGGCTTCGACGGACACCAACCCCACACCGCCGACGAAGTCCGCGAAGCACTCCAACTCGGCCCCGACACCCCCGTCATCACCCTCGACGCCCGCCGCCGAGACAGCGCAAAAAGCGCCCTCATCACCCTCGTCGAACACGCACTCCTCGCCCGACTGCGCTAG